In Rhea pennata isolate bPtePen1 chromosome 13, bPtePen1.pri, whole genome shotgun sequence, the following proteins share a genomic window:
- the MTHFSD gene encoding methenyltetrahydrofolate synthase domain-containing protein isoform X2, with the protein MEGAVRLRAGASKWDVREQVWDYLEASGLAAFPRPVHHRIPNFEGASHAATRLLGLQEFKAANTVKINPDAPQKNARFLTLEARKTLLVPTPRLRTGLFNKIVPPSGATKEILRICATSQGVKEYSVPIGLDGKARVDLVVVGSVAVSEKGWRIGKGEGYADMEYAMMVSMGAVQKDTPVITIVHDCQVVDIAEELLDDHDLTVDYILTPTRTIKTNCKRLKPQGIIWHKVSYEMLEKIPILKSLRYREKQAGKDVTLKDEHPDLANASKPAVLNEKAMAENTRPQAATGSAQIGQQYVESDSLSPRLEESGMLTTVYVGNIPPTTRVSELKCALREFHATPLRLNWQGAQHRAFLNYKDKATAENAVSSLKGLSLRGNILRVELAKNQRNKGQVKGKSIVKNEYE; encoded by the exons atGGAGGGGGCCGTGCGGCTGCGCGCGG GTGCCTCCAAGTGGGACGTGCGGGAGCAGGTGTGGGACTACCTGGAGGCCAGCGGCCTGGCCGCCTTCCCGCGGCCCGTGCACCACCGCATCCCCAACTTCGAG GGTGCTTCCCATGCTGCAACAAGGCTTCTGGGTTTACAGGAATTCAAAGCTGccaatactgtaaaaataaaccCTGATGCTCCCCAGAAGAATGCTCGCTTTCTAACCCTGGAA GCAAGGAAGACTCTGTTGGTTCCAACACCACGTTTGAGAACTGGTCTGTTTAATAAGATTGTTCCACCTTCAGGTGCAACTAAGGAGATTCTACGGATATGTGCTACATCTCAA GGTGTAAAAGAATACAGTGTGCCTATAGGTCTTGATGGGAAAGCACGAGTGGACTTGGTGGTTGTAGGATCAGTGGCTGTCTCTGAAAAAG GCTGGAGAATTGGAAAAGGGGAAGGTTATGCAGACATGGAATATGCAATGATGGTGTCAATGGGTGCAGTTCAGAAGGATACACCTGTAATTACTATTGTGCATGACTGCCAG GTTGTTGACATAGCAGAAGAGCTTCTTGATGATCATGATTTAACAGTGGATTATATACTCACTCCAACAAGAACTATCAAGACTAACTGCAAACGATTGAAACCACAGGGAATAATATGGCATAAG gtcagCTATGAGATGCTGGAAAAAATTCCCATCCTAAAGAGTCTTCGAtacagagagaaacaggcaggcAAAGATGTTACCCTCAAAGACGAACATCCAGACTTGGCAAATGCCAGCAAACCAGCAGTGTTAAatgagaaggcaatggctgAAAATACAAGACCGCAGGCTGCAACTGGCTCGGCTCAAATAGGACAACAATATGTTGAAAGCGATTCTTTAAGTCCCAGATTAGAGGAATCTGGCATGCTTACTACTGTTTATGTGGGAAATATACCTCCCACTACAAGAGTGAGCGAGCTGAAGTGTGCTTTAAGGGAATTCCATGCAACTCCTTTACGACTGAATTGGCAaggagcacagcacagggctTTTCTCAATTACAAGGATAAAGCAACTGCAGAGAATGCTGTATCCTCTTTGAAAGGCTTGAGCCTCAGGGGCAATATTTTGCGAGTTGAGCTAGCCAAGAATCAGAGAAACAAAGGGCAAGTCAAGGGGAAATCAATAGTCAAAAATGAATATgagtag
- the MTHFSD gene encoding methenyltetrahydrofolate synthase domain-containing protein isoform X3, translated as MEGAVRLRAGASKWDVREQVWDYLEASGLAAFPRPVHHRIPNFEEFKAANTVKINPDAPQKNARFLTLEARKTLLVPTPRLRTGLFNKIVPPSGATKEILRICATSQGVKEYSVPIGLDGKARVDLVVVGSVAVSEKGWRIGKGEGYADMEYAMMVSMGAVQKDTPVITIVHDCQVVDIAEELLDDHDLTVDYILTPTRTIKTNCKRLKPQGIIWHKVSYEMLEKIPILKSLRYREKQAGKDVTLKDEHPDLANASKPAVLNEKAMAENTRPQAATGSAQIGQQYVESDSLSPRLEESGMLTTVYVGNIPPTTRVSELKCALREFHATPLRLNWQGAQHRAFLNYKDKATAENAVSSLKGLSLRGNILRVELAKNQRNKGQVKGKSIVKNEYE; from the exons atGGAGGGGGCCGTGCGGCTGCGCGCGG GTGCCTCCAAGTGGGACGTGCGGGAGCAGGTGTGGGACTACCTGGAGGCCAGCGGCCTGGCCGCCTTCCCGCGGCCCGTGCACCACCGCATCCCCAACTTCGAG GAATTCAAAGCTGccaatactgtaaaaataaaccCTGATGCTCCCCAGAAGAATGCTCGCTTTCTAACCCTGGAA GCAAGGAAGACTCTGTTGGTTCCAACACCACGTTTGAGAACTGGTCTGTTTAATAAGATTGTTCCACCTTCAGGTGCAACTAAGGAGATTCTACGGATATGTGCTACATCTCAA GGTGTAAAAGAATACAGTGTGCCTATAGGTCTTGATGGGAAAGCACGAGTGGACTTGGTGGTTGTAGGATCAGTGGCTGTCTCTGAAAAAG GCTGGAGAATTGGAAAAGGGGAAGGTTATGCAGACATGGAATATGCAATGATGGTGTCAATGGGTGCAGTTCAGAAGGATACACCTGTAATTACTATTGTGCATGACTGCCAG GTTGTTGACATAGCAGAAGAGCTTCTTGATGATCATGATTTAACAGTGGATTATATACTCACTCCAACAAGAACTATCAAGACTAACTGCAAACGATTGAAACCACAGGGAATAATATGGCATAAG gtcagCTATGAGATGCTGGAAAAAATTCCCATCCTAAAGAGTCTTCGAtacagagagaaacaggcaggcAAAGATGTTACCCTCAAAGACGAACATCCAGACTTGGCAAATGCCAGCAAACCAGCAGTGTTAAatgagaaggcaatggctgAAAATACAAGACCGCAGGCTGCAACTGGCTCGGCTCAAATAGGACAACAATATGTTGAAAGCGATTCTTTAAGTCCCAGATTAGAGGAATCTGGCATGCTTACTACTGTTTATGTGGGAAATATACCTCCCACTACAAGAGTGAGCGAGCTGAAGTGTGCTTTAAGGGAATTCCATGCAACTCCTTTACGACTGAATTGGCAaggagcacagcacagggctTTTCTCAATTACAAGGATAAAGCAACTGCAGAGAATGCTGTATCCTCTTTGAAAGGCTTGAGCCTCAGGGGCAATATTTTGCGAGTTGAGCTAGCCAAGAATCAGAGAAACAAAGGGCAAGTCAAGGGGAAATCAATAGTCAAAAATGAATATgagtag
- the MTHFSD gene encoding methenyltetrahydrofolate synthase domain-containing protein isoform X1, translating into MEGAVRLRAGASKWDVREQVWDYLEASGLAAFPRPVHHRIPNFEGSHQACCSIKELDEFNRANEIKVDPDKPLEGVRLAALQARKTLLVPTPRLRTGLFNKIVPPSGATKEILRICATSQGVKEYSVPIGLDGKARVDLVVVGSVAVSEKGWRIGKGEGYADMEYAMMVSMGAVQKDTPVITIVHDCQVVDIAEELLDDHDLTVDYILTPTRTIKTNCKRLKPQGIIWHKVSYEMLEKIPILKSLRYREKQAGKDVTLKDEHPDLANASKPAVLNEKAMAENTRPQAATGSAQIGQQYVESDSLSPRLEESGMLTTVYVGNIPPTTRVSELKCALREFHATPLRLNWQGAQHRAFLNYKDKATAENAVSSLKGLSLRGNILRVELAKNQRNKGQVKGKSIVKNEYE; encoded by the exons atGGAGGGGGCCGTGCGGCTGCGCGCGG GTGCCTCCAAGTGGGACGTGCGGGAGCAGGTGTGGGACTACCTGGAGGCCAGCGGCCTGGCCGCCTTCCCGCGGCCCGTGCACCACCGCATCCCCAACTTCGAG GGGTCTCACCAGGCTTGTTGCTCTATTAAAGAGCTTGATGAGTTCAACAGAGCAAACGAGATTAAAGTGGATCCTGACAAGCCTCTAGAAGGTGTTCGGCTAGCTGCACTGCAG GCAAGGAAGACTCTGTTGGTTCCAACACCACGTTTGAGAACTGGTCTGTTTAATAAGATTGTTCCACCTTCAGGTGCAACTAAGGAGATTCTACGGATATGTGCTACATCTCAA GGTGTAAAAGAATACAGTGTGCCTATAGGTCTTGATGGGAAAGCACGAGTGGACTTGGTGGTTGTAGGATCAGTGGCTGTCTCTGAAAAAG GCTGGAGAATTGGAAAAGGGGAAGGTTATGCAGACATGGAATATGCAATGATGGTGTCAATGGGTGCAGTTCAGAAGGATACACCTGTAATTACTATTGTGCATGACTGCCAG GTTGTTGACATAGCAGAAGAGCTTCTTGATGATCATGATTTAACAGTGGATTATATACTCACTCCAACAAGAACTATCAAGACTAACTGCAAACGATTGAAACCACAGGGAATAATATGGCATAAG gtcagCTATGAGATGCTGGAAAAAATTCCCATCCTAAAGAGTCTTCGAtacagagagaaacaggcaggcAAAGATGTTACCCTCAAAGACGAACATCCAGACTTGGCAAATGCCAGCAAACCAGCAGTGTTAAatgagaaggcaatggctgAAAATACAAGACCGCAGGCTGCAACTGGCTCGGCTCAAATAGGACAACAATATGTTGAAAGCGATTCTTTAAGTCCCAGATTAGAGGAATCTGGCATGCTTACTACTGTTTATGTGGGAAATATACCTCCCACTACAAGAGTGAGCGAGCTGAAGTGTGCTTTAAGGGAATTCCATGCAACTCCTTTACGACTGAATTGGCAaggagcacagcacagggctTTTCTCAATTACAAGGATAAAGCAACTGCAGAGAATGCTGTATCCTCTTTGAAAGGCTTGAGCCTCAGGGGCAATATTTTGCGAGTTGAGCTAGCCAAGAATCAGAGAAACAAAGGGCAAGTCAAGGGGAAATCAATAGTCAAAAATGAATATgagtag
- the MTHFSD gene encoding methenyltetrahydrofolate synthase domain-containing protein isoform X4: protein MEGAVRLRAGASKWDVREQVWDYLEASGLAAFPRPVHHRIPNFEGASHAATRLLGLQEFKAANTVKINPDAPQKNARFLTLEGVKEYSVPIGLDGKARVDLVVVGSVAVSEKGWRIGKGEGYADMEYAMMVSMGAVQKDTPVITIVHDCQVVDIAEELLDDHDLTVDYILTPTRTIKTNCKRLKPQGIIWHKVSYEMLEKIPILKSLRYREKQAGKDVTLKDEHPDLANASKPAVLNEKAMAENTRPQAATGSAQIGQQYVESDSLSPRLEESGMLTTVYVGNIPPTTRVSELKCALREFHATPLRLNWQGAQHRAFLNYKDKATAENAVSSLKGLSLRGNILRVELAKNQRNKGQVKGKSIVKNEYE, encoded by the exons atGGAGGGGGCCGTGCGGCTGCGCGCGG GTGCCTCCAAGTGGGACGTGCGGGAGCAGGTGTGGGACTACCTGGAGGCCAGCGGCCTGGCCGCCTTCCCGCGGCCCGTGCACCACCGCATCCCCAACTTCGAG GGTGCTTCCCATGCTGCAACAAGGCTTCTGGGTTTACAGGAATTCAAAGCTGccaatactgtaaaaataaaccCTGATGCTCCCCAGAAGAATGCTCGCTTTCTAACCCTGGAA GGTGTAAAAGAATACAGTGTGCCTATAGGTCTTGATGGGAAAGCACGAGTGGACTTGGTGGTTGTAGGATCAGTGGCTGTCTCTGAAAAAG GCTGGAGAATTGGAAAAGGGGAAGGTTATGCAGACATGGAATATGCAATGATGGTGTCAATGGGTGCAGTTCAGAAGGATACACCTGTAATTACTATTGTGCATGACTGCCAG GTTGTTGACATAGCAGAAGAGCTTCTTGATGATCATGATTTAACAGTGGATTATATACTCACTCCAACAAGAACTATCAAGACTAACTGCAAACGATTGAAACCACAGGGAATAATATGGCATAAG gtcagCTATGAGATGCTGGAAAAAATTCCCATCCTAAAGAGTCTTCGAtacagagagaaacaggcaggcAAAGATGTTACCCTCAAAGACGAACATCCAGACTTGGCAAATGCCAGCAAACCAGCAGTGTTAAatgagaaggcaatggctgAAAATACAAGACCGCAGGCTGCAACTGGCTCGGCTCAAATAGGACAACAATATGTTGAAAGCGATTCTTTAAGTCCCAGATTAGAGGAATCTGGCATGCTTACTACTGTTTATGTGGGAAATATACCTCCCACTACAAGAGTGAGCGAGCTGAAGTGTGCTTTAAGGGAATTCCATGCAACTCCTTTACGACTGAATTGGCAaggagcacagcacagggctTTTCTCAATTACAAGGATAAAGCAACTGCAGAGAATGCTGTATCCTCTTTGAAAGGCTTGAGCCTCAGGGGCAATATTTTGCGAGTTGAGCTAGCCAAGAATCAGAGAAACAAAGGGCAAGTCAAGGGGAAATCAATAGTCAAAAATGAATATgagtag